From a single Serratia surfactantfaciens genomic region:
- a CDS encoding arylamine N-acetyltransferase family protein, whose amino-acid sequence MDTQRYLQHIGFTGVARPDLPTLQQLHHRHMLSVPFENLSIIYHQGIQLAPEALFSKVVERNRGGFCYELNTLFALLLRELGFKVSFISGEIRERDGHFGPRYDHLALRVDLADQAWLVDVGFGDSFLTPLKIVVAEPQPQASGTFHLEREGEYYLLERRNGDQRSHAKTLYRFTVQPRELHEFDEMCHFHSTSPQSHFTQRLVCSRPTDHGRVTLSDMKLIVTEDHQRHETTLHSEEERRAALWRHFAFDMDR is encoded by the coding sequence GTGGATACCCAACGCTACCTGCAGCATATCGGCTTTACCGGCGTCGCCCGCCCTGACCTCCCCACGCTGCAACAGCTGCACCATCGCCACATGCTGAGCGTCCCGTTCGAGAACCTGAGCATTATTTATCATCAGGGCATTCAGCTGGCGCCGGAGGCGCTGTTCAGCAAGGTGGTCGAGCGTAACCGCGGCGGTTTCTGTTATGAGTTGAACACGCTGTTCGCCCTACTGCTGCGAGAGCTCGGCTTCAAGGTGAGCTTCATCTCCGGCGAGATCCGCGAGCGCGACGGCCATTTCGGCCCGCGCTACGACCATCTGGCGCTGCGGGTGGATCTGGCGGACCAGGCCTGGCTGGTGGACGTCGGTTTCGGCGATTCCTTCCTGACGCCGCTGAAGATCGTCGTCGCCGAGCCGCAACCGCAGGCCAGCGGCACCTTCCACCTGGAGCGGGAAGGCGAGTATTACCTGCTGGAGCGCCGCAACGGCGACCAGCGTTCGCATGCCAAAACGCTGTATCGCTTTACCGTTCAGCCGCGCGAATTGCATGAGTTCGACGAGATGTGCCACTTCCACAGCACCTCGCCGCAGTCGCACTTCACCCAACGTCTGGTATGTTCACGGCCGACGGACCACGGCCGGGTCACCCTCAGCGACATGAAGCTAATCGTGACCGAAGATCACCAGCGCCACGAAACGACGCTGCATTCGGAAGAGGAACGGCGCGCCGCTCTGTGGCGGCACTTCGCCTTCGATATGGATCGTTAA
- a CDS encoding response regulator transcription factor: MIRVILVDDHVVVRSGFAQLLSLEDDLDVVGQYSSAAAAWPALLREDVSVAVMDIAMPDENGLNLLKRLRAHKPQFRAIILSIYDSPTFVQSALDAGASGYLTKRCGPEELVQAVRSVNMGGHYLCADALRALRGGEQPNTALEALTPREREVFDLLVRGDSVKEIAFKLDLSHKTVHVHRANVLGKLQCNSTIELVHFALDHQLLAGH, from the coding sequence ATGATCCGTGTGATACTGGTGGATGACCATGTGGTGGTGCGCTCCGGCTTTGCCCAGTTGCTCAGCCTCGAGGACGATCTCGACGTGGTGGGGCAATACAGCAGCGCGGCGGCGGCCTGGCCGGCATTGCTGCGCGAAGACGTCAGCGTCGCGGTGATGGACATCGCCATGCCGGATGAAAACGGCCTGAACCTGTTGAAGCGCCTGCGGGCGCACAAGCCGCAGTTCCGCGCGATCATCCTCAGCATCTATGACTCTCCCACCTTCGTGCAGAGCGCGCTGGATGCCGGTGCCAGCGGCTATCTGACCAAACGCTGCGGGCCGGAAGAACTGGTGCAGGCAGTACGCTCCGTCAATATGGGCGGCCATTACCTGTGCGCCGACGCGCTGCGGGCGCTGCGCGGCGGCGAGCAACCGAACACGGCGCTGGAAGCCTTGACCCCGCGTGAGCGCGAGGTCTTCGATCTGTTGGTCAGGGGTGACAGCGTCAAAGAGATCGCTTTCAAGCTCGATCTCAGCCACAAAACGGTGCACGTGCATCGCGCCAACGTCCTGGGTAAGCTGCAGTGCAACAGCACCATCGAGCTGGTGCATTTCGCCCTCGACCATCAGCTGCTGGCGGGGCATTGA
- a CDS encoding SDR family NAD(P)-dependent oxidoreductase codes for MQDFKHRVALVTGASTGIGEAIAAELFRRGATVVMTGRHAAPLAAAAARLDPDGRRVMTLRMDVRDAPSVQQGIEETVRRYGALHLLVNNAGITGPHEVGIDRYAVDDWHEVIATCLSGTFFGMKYGLPAIVAGGGGAVVNLSSANGVVGIAGIAPYTAAKHGVLGLTRSAALEFATRGVRVNAVGPGYVDTPAMGALPASARAQMAASHPMGRMATREEVAKTVAFLLSDHSSFTTGAFYSIDGGYTAC; via the coding sequence ATGCAAGATTTCAAACATCGGGTGGCGCTGGTGACCGGCGCTTCCACCGGCATCGGCGAAGCGATCGCCGCCGAGCTGTTTCGGCGCGGAGCCACGGTGGTGATGACCGGCCGCCACGCCGCGCCTCTCGCCGCCGCCGCCGCGCGGCTCGATCCCGACGGTCGACGGGTGATGACGTTGCGGATGGACGTGCGCGATGCGCCGTCGGTGCAGCAGGGCATTGAAGAGACGGTGCGGCGCTACGGCGCGCTGCATCTGCTGGTCAACAACGCCGGGATCACCGGCCCGCACGAGGTGGGTATCGATCGGTACGCGGTCGACGATTGGCATGAGGTGATTGCCACCTGCCTGAGCGGCACGTTTTTCGGCATGAAGTACGGCCTGCCGGCGATCGTCGCCGGCGGCGGCGGGGCGGTGGTGAACCTCTCTTCCGCCAACGGGGTGGTGGGCATTGCCGGGATCGCGCCCTATACTGCCGCCAAACATGGCGTGCTGGGCTTGACGCGCTCGGCGGCGCTGGAATTCGCCACGCGCGGCGTACGCGTCAACGCCGTCGGGCCGGGCTATGTGGATACGCCGGCGATGGGGGCACTGCCAGCGTCGGCGCGGGCGCAGATGGCCGCTTCGCACCCGATGGGGAGAATGGCGACGCGGGAAGAGGTGGCGAAAACAGTGGCCTTTCTGCTTTCGGACCACAGCAGTTTCACCACCGGCGCGTTCTACAGTATCGACGGCGGTTATACCGCGTGCTGA